A window of the Anticarsia gemmatalis isolate Benzon Research Colony breed Stoneville strain chromosome W, ilAntGemm2 primary, whole genome shotgun sequence genome harbors these coding sequences:
- the LOC142985898 gene encoding uncharacterized protein LOC142985898: MPSTSASKEDEETPKKKINTIDNYFKKERTMELMISRMICKDGHTLSSFCTSLDTRYLFAKCGYKPPNSPNTIRSIILNFANTVKTEMIIEFEHLKKQNQKFSLTFDEWTSQRNHRYLNLNIHHKEKYFNFGLIRIRGSCNAEHTISLVKDRLISFGIDFDTDVVGITTDGASVMVKVGKLVSCYQQLCFAHGLQLAVVDILYKKKHNLVLEETIDSRFNESDDDEDPVDSSESTADMAVIISYPDFPDIEIVTKYSDLLSKVRKVVKLFKKSPTKNDTFLQKYIKEEKGKELSLILDCRTRWNSLLDMIERFYDLKVCIDKSLIDIQSDVKFTDEECSTMKVLIDCLQPFKLAVEALCRRDATLITAETILKFVFEKLDGINSILSVELAEALRDRIKERRSIVITGILIYLNNPNKYYSDMRLSDNTFPMPKKNLMRQEMKKILNQVITNDNEVEDVGPASDDSDSERLLSDNLSLKEQLEIKIQQEKKDFRKPLNRVLDYEKILKKEMSAYETEGVRGKYLSLIYDFLTSVKPTSVEAERAFSAAGYICSSLRSRLKDDTINTICFLRAYFQQDRGSVI, from the coding sequence ATGCCATCTACATCGGCATCTAAAGAAGATGAAGAAACAcccaaaaagaaaataaatactatcgacaattactttaaaaaagaaagaactATGGAATTAATGATTTCTAGGATGATTTGTAAGGATGGGCATACTTTAAGTTCATTTTGCACATCTTTAGACACAAGGTATTTGTTTGCTAAATGCGGTTATAAACCACCGAATTCACCCAACACAATAagatctataattttaaatttcgcAAATACCGTTAAAACTGAAATGATAATTGAATTTGAACATCTCAAGAAACAAAACCAAAAGTTTTCTTTAACGTTCGATGAGTGGACATCTCAAAGAAACCACAGATATTTAAATCTTAATATTCATcataaggaaaaatattttaatttcggATTAATCCGAATACGCGGCTCGTGTAATGCGGAACACACTATTAGTTTGGTTAAAGATCGCTTGATCAGTTTTGGTATTGACTTTGATACTGACGTTGTTGGAATAACAACCGATGGAGCCAGCGTGATGGTTAAAGTTGGGAAACTTGTGTCATGTTATCAACAACTGTGCTTCGCACATGGATTGCAACTGGCCGTAGTTGATATTTTATACAAGAAAAAACATAATCTCGTGTTAGAAGAAACCATAGACTCACGTTTTAACGAATCGGATGACGATGAAGACCCTGTTGATTCAAGTGAAAGCACTGCAGACATGGCGGTAATAATAAGCTATCCTGATTTTCCAGACATTGAAATAGTAACTAAATACAGTGATCTCCTATCAAAAGTGCGGAAAGTTGTAAAATTATTCAAGAAATCACCCACTAAAAATGACACATTCCTTCAGAAGTACATCAAAGAGGAAAAAGGTAAAGAACTGAGCCTAATTCTAGACTGCCGTACACGCTGGAATAGTCTTCTTGATATGATTGAAAGGTTCTACGATTTAAAAGTTTGCATAGATAAATCTTTGATTGACATACAGTCCGACGTAAAATTCACTGATGAAGAATGTTCAACGATGAAagttttgattgattgtttgcaGCCATTTAAATTGGCTGTGGAGGCACTATGCAGACGAGATGCGACCCTTATAACTGCtgaaactatattaaaatttgttttcgaAAAGCTGGATggaataaatagtattttaagtgTTGAGTTGGCTGAAGCATTGCGTGACAGGATTAAAGAACGACGTAGTATTGTAATAACaggtatattaatttatttaaacaatccaAATAAATACTATAGTGACATGAGACTATCTGATAATACATTTCCTATGCCAAAAAAGAATTTGATGCGtcaagaaatgaaaaaaatattaaaccaaGTTATCACAAACGATAATGAAGTTGAAGATGTAGGACCTGCTTCTGATGATTCTGATTCTGAGAGATTGTTGTCTGATAACTTATCCCTAAAAGAACAgctggaaataaaaatacaacaggAAAAAAAAGACTTTCGCAAACCGTTAAATAGAGTATtagattatgaaaaaatacttaagaaaGAAATGAGCGCTTATGAAACTGAAGGAGTTAGAGGGAAATACTTGTCTCTAATATACGACTTTTTGACTTCAGTAAAACCAACCAGTGTTGAAGCTGAAAGGGCTTTTTCGGCCGCTGGTTATATATGCAGTTCCTTGCGAAGTAGGCTAAAGGACGAtactataaatacaatttgttttctAAGAGCGTATTTCCAACAAGATAGGGGATCTGTGATTTGA